A genome region from Synergistaceae bacterium includes the following:
- the trpA gene encoding tryptophan synthase subunit alpha has translation MSRVTERIRSINKRGKKALIPYLPGGYPQEDTFWDVIKELDDPDTGVIEIGVPFSDPVADGPVVEAASLQCLENGMTLARLLEETRRHKQNFETPLLFMGYYNSFLHYGLDHFAQDAASAGLSAAIIPDLPLEESHEARRALNAFDLDLIPLVGLNTPKERLKKYAEVEQGFLYFVSVLGTTGVRETFPPELQDALMRVREYFSIPVALGFGITTRTQVEEFGDLIDAGVIGSALIRNIAEGRGARL, from the coding sequence ATGAGCCGCGTCACCGAGAGAATACGAAGCATCAATAAACGGGGTAAAAAAGCGCTCATTCCCTACCTTCCAGGGGGGTATCCCCAGGAAGATACTTTCTGGGACGTGATAAAGGAGCTGGACGACCCCGACACGGGTGTCATTGAGATCGGGGTTCCTTTCAGCGATCCTGTGGCGGACGGCCCCGTGGTGGAGGCAGCGTCCCTTCAGTGCCTGGAGAATGGAATGACCCTTGCCCGCCTTCTGGAGGAAACTCGACGCCATAAGCAAAATTTCGAGACGCCATTGCTCTTCATGGGCTACTATAACTCATTTTTGCACTACGGACTTGACCACTTTGCCCAAGACGCCGCCAGCGCGGGGCTATCCGCCGCTATCATACCCGACCTGCCTTTAGAGGAATCTCATGAGGCGCGACGGGCTCTGAATGCCTTCGACCTGGACTTGATTCCCTTGGTGGGCCTTAATACTCCTAAAGAGCGTCTAAAGAAGTACGCCGAGGTAGAGCAGGGGTTCCTTTATTTTGTTTCTGTGCTGGGGACTACGGGTGTGAGAGAAACGTTTCCCCCCGAACTGCAAGATGCTCTGATGCGAGTCCGAGAATACTTTTCCATTCCCGTGGCGCTGGGGTTCGGCATCACAACCCGAACCCAGGTTGAGGAGTTCGGCGATCTCATCGATGCCGGCGTTATCGGCAGCGCCCTGATCCGCAACATCGCCGAAGGGCGAGGGGCTCGCCTATAA
- the trpB gene encoding tryptophan synthase subunit beta, whose product MKKGYWGDFGGRFVPELLIPPLLELEKAFEEIVPSRAFREEFDGLMRDFVGRPSPVYRCGRLSEEVGLNLYLKREDLNHTGAHKINNTIGQGLLTKHMGKKILLAETGAGQHGVATATAATMLGLECVVYMGATDVERQSYNVRRMLQLGAKVVPIESGTKTLKDAINAALRTWIADQQSTHYCLGTAAGPHPFPSMVKEFQSVISREAKRQMKEKTGRLPDVVVACVGGGSNAIGTFADFIKEKGVRLVGVEAAGTGEAGCANSAPLNLGSPGVLHGTRTMLLQTEDGQIMGSSSIAAGLDYPGVGPEHSYLHATGRAEYGMIIDDEAVDAFHRLSRAEGIIPALESSHAVAWVLKHASELQGKDVLVCLSGRGDKDIDIIEEAKSKTEKAKEEKAKEAKEKEGRR is encoded by the coding sequence ATGAAAAAGGGGTATTGGGGAGATTTTGGCGGCCGATTCGTTCCTGAGCTGTTGATACCCCCGCTGTTGGAGCTAGAAAAGGCGTTCGAGGAAATCGTGCCCTCGCGGGCTTTTCGCGAGGAGTTCGACGGGCTGATGAGGGACTTCGTAGGTCGCCCATCCCCAGTGTACCGTTGCGGGCGCCTTTCGGAGGAAGTAGGGCTGAACCTTTATCTGAAGCGCGAGGACCTGAACCACACAGGGGCCCACAAGATCAACAACACGATCGGTCAAGGGCTTTTGACGAAGCATATGGGTAAGAAGATCTTGTTGGCGGAGACCGGAGCGGGGCAACATGGTGTGGCCACGGCGACGGCCGCGACGATGCTGGGGCTGGAGTGTGTGGTCTACATGGGGGCCACGGACGTGGAACGCCAATCCTACAACGTTCGGAGAATGTTACAACTTGGAGCGAAAGTCGTGCCGATCGAAAGCGGGACGAAGACGCTGAAAGACGCTATCAACGCGGCGCTCCGCACCTGGATCGCCGACCAGCAGTCGACCCACTACTGCCTTGGTACCGCTGCGGGGCCCCATCCTTTCCCCTCGATGGTGAAGGAATTTCAGTCTGTCATCAGCCGCGAGGCCAAACGCCAGATGAAAGAGAAGACCGGCCGGTTGCCTGATGTGGTAGTGGCCTGCGTGGGGGGCGGCTCCAACGCCATCGGAACCTTCGCGGACTTCATCAAGGAAAAAGGCGTCCGTCTGGTGGGAGTGGAGGCTGCGGGCACGGGAGAGGCGGGCTGTGCCAATTCTGCGCCGCTCAATCTGGGGTCTCCTGGGGTTCTACACGGAACGCGCACGATGCTGCTCCAAACGGAGGACGGTCAAATCATGGGCTCCAGTTCCATCGCCGCCGGACTGGACTACCCCGGCGTGGGACCGGAGCACTCGTACCTTCATGCCACGGGTCGAGCGGAGTATGGCATGATCATAGACGACGAGGCCGTGGACGCTTTTCATAGGCTTTCCCGCGCTGAAGGCATCATCCCCGCTCTGGAAAGCTCTCACGCGGTGGCCTGGGTACTGAAGCACGCGAGTGAGCTTCAAGGCAAAGATGTGCTGGTGTGCCTTTCCGGGCGCGGAGACAAGGACATCGATATCATCGAGGAAGCAAAAAGTAAAACAGAAAAAGCAAAAGAAGAAAAAGCGAAAGAAGCAAAAGAAAAGGAGGGACGACGATGA
- a CDS encoding phosphoribosylanthranilate isomerase, with translation MMDMMDMMASEVKIKICGLSRQEDLNLCVRSKVDFVGFIFALESPRAVTPSAAARLESQDVERVGVFVNRPVEEILSVVREARLDRVQLHGREPLPQVRAIAHAIGAERVVKVFWPLAEGLEGLEGLEELEREMALYADSAACFLFDGGRDGGGQGQVLPLKVLRLLKEKSPRPFFVAGGLGPENAAELAEKITPFGLDLNSALESAPGKKDPAKVIKALEAIRRIKK, from the coding sequence ATGATGGATATGATGGATATGATGGCCTCCGAGGTAAAAATAAAAATTTGCGGCCTGTCACGCCAAGAGGACCTAAATCTGTGTGTTCGATCGAAGGTGGATTTTGTGGGGTTCATTTTCGCCTTGGAAAGCCCTCGGGCCGTGACACCCTCGGCCGCGGCCCGCCTGGAGTCCCAGGATGTGGAGCGGGTGGGAGTCTTCGTAAACCGACCCGTGGAAGAGATCCTGAGCGTGGTGAGGGAAGCGCGCCTCGACCGTGTGCAACTGCACGGAAGAGAACCTCTGCCCCAGGTCAGAGCCATCGCTCACGCAATCGGCGCGGAGCGCGTCGTGAAAGTCTTCTGGCCCTTAGCGGAGGGATTAGAGGGATTAGAGGGATTGGAGGAGCTGGAAAGGGAAATGGCGCTTTACGCGGATTCGGCGGCCTGCTTCCTCTTCGACGGGGGACGAGATGGAGGTGGACAGGGGCAGGTTTTGCCCCTGAAGGTTCTTCGTCTCCTGAAAGAAAAAAGCCCGCGCCCTTTTTTCGTGGCGGGTGGATTGGGCCCGGAAAACGCCGCCGAGCTCGCCGAAAAAATCACGCCCTTCGGTCTTGACCTAAACTCCGCTCTAGAAAGCGCGCCGGGAAAGAAAGACCCAGCAAAAGTCATAAAAGCTCTAGAAGCGATAAGGAGGATAAAAAAATGA
- a CDS encoding indole-3-glycerol-phosphate synthase, whose product MPSMLERFREAKQDEIKNLHSRQERGEMSLISPVQNPSFGFRETLRHARRPGRSAIVAEYKRTSPSQGNINLTLAPEDAARCYAEAGAAAISVLTESRYFKGELSFLEQAASAKRPLLRKDFIFHPLQVMATAETPALALLVIIRMLDNVELAEVLDACVAYGLEPVCEIFSTRDLERLRAQNFLNRSPDHPFIVQVNNRDLDTLKTDLSLSRDLITDKREGEFWISASGYKDRCQIEEMESLGFDAFLVGTSLMGSDDPAAALSALVEAH is encoded by the coding sequence ATGCCCTCTATGCTTGAGCGTTTTCGAGAGGCAAAACAAGACGAGATAAAAAACTTGCATTCACGGCAAGAACGGGGAGAAATGTCCCTCATTTCGCCGGTTCAGAACCCTTCTTTTGGGTTCAGAGAGACCCTGAGACACGCGAGGCGGCCAGGCCGGTCTGCCATCGTCGCGGAGTACAAACGAACCTCGCCCTCTCAGGGAAATATCAACTTGACTTTGGCGCCGGAGGACGCGGCACGCTGCTACGCCGAAGCAGGGGCCGCGGCAATATCGGTGTTGACGGAATCTCGCTATTTCAAAGGAGAACTCTCGTTTTTGGAACAAGCGGCCAGCGCAAAACGGCCTCTTTTGCGCAAGGATTTTATTTTTCACCCCCTCCAAGTGATGGCCACCGCCGAAACTCCCGCTTTGGCCCTGCTGGTTATCATAAGGATGCTGGACAACGTAGAGCTGGCGGAGGTTCTCGACGCCTGTGTGGCTTACGGCTTGGAGCCCGTGTGCGAAATTTTTTCGACCAGAGATCTGGAACGCCTGCGTGCGCAGAATTTCTTGAATCGTTCCCCCGATCACCCTTTCATCGTGCAGGTCAACAACCGGGATCTAGACACGCTGAAGACAGATCTCTCCCTCTCCCGCGACCTGATCACGGACAAAAGAGAAGGCGAGTTTTGGATTTCCGCAAGCGGTTATAAAGACCGCTGTCAAATTGAGGAAATGGAGTCCTTGGGGTTCGACGCCTTCTTGGTGGGAACTTCTTTAATGGGGAGTGACGATCCCGCGGCAGCGTTGTCGGCGCTAGTCGAGGCTCATTGA
- the trpD gene encoding anthranilate phosphoribosyltransferase — protein MEPFAVQTCVDTTPLTISGAAMEGIKANDMVFPQPKSLFVEVFEKLANGRDLEYGEAFESFKAMYTGSMSPACIGTFLMGLKTKGETSLELLCAARALLAEAAPVPEITGPHIDIVGTGGDRTHSFNCSTATSLTLAAMGYKVTKHGNRSVSSVSGSADILEAVGVPLDLPAARLTEELERSNFVFLFAPLYHPAFKRIAPVRKEIGAHTIFNIIGPLLNPTRPTHQLLGVPGRRYVSLLGETMAMLGVKRGAAVFGAGGFDEVSPCGKTQVMWVRDGWTRQDVLDPESAGIKLRTPQEVSVRDPNEAVEVFLEALQGSGRPAVRDMLTLNTAVALMLLEDDLTFSAAVKRAQEVVESGVAGKKFFGEGRAYALYA, from the coding sequence ATGGAACCATTTGCGGTACAAACGTGCGTCGACACCACGCCCCTGACCATCAGCGGCGCGGCGATGGAGGGGATCAAGGCCAACGACATGGTCTTTCCCCAACCGAAGAGCCTCTTCGTCGAGGTGTTCGAAAAGTTAGCGAATGGTAGAGACCTGGAATACGGCGAAGCCTTCGAGAGTTTCAAGGCCATGTACACCGGGAGCATGTCCCCAGCCTGCATTGGAACGTTTTTGATGGGCTTGAAAACCAAGGGCGAGACGTCATTGGAACTCCTGTGCGCCGCCCGGGCGCTGTTGGCGGAAGCGGCGCCGGTCCCAGAAATTACGGGCCCTCACATCGATATCGTGGGAACCGGCGGAGACCGAACCCATTCCTTCAACTGTTCCACCGCGACTTCTCTAACCCTTGCCGCTATGGGATACAAGGTAACCAAGCACGGCAACCGATCAGTGTCGAGCGTCTCCGGCAGCGCGGACATCTTGGAGGCGGTGGGGGTGCCCCTGGACCTCCCCGCCGCGCGGTTGACGGAGGAATTGGAACGCTCAAATTTCGTTTTCCTGTTCGCGCCCCTCTATCACCCGGCGTTCAAGCGCATCGCCCCCGTCCGCAAGGAGATCGGCGCTCATACGATCTTCAACATCATTGGCCCCCTTCTGAACCCCACGCGTCCCACACATCAACTGCTGGGAGTGCCAGGCAGACGTTACGTGTCCTTGCTGGGGGAGACGATGGCGATGCTGGGAGTCAAACGCGGCGCGGCGGTTTTTGGCGCGGGCGGTTTTGACGAGGTCTCGCCCTGCGGTAAAACACAGGTGATGTGGGTACGAGACGGCTGGACCCGGCAGGACGTCCTTGACCCCGAAAGCGCGGGTATAAAGCTGCGTACCCCTCAGGAGGTCTCTGTGCGAGACCCTAACGAGGCTGTGGAGGTCTTTCTAGAGGCGTTGCAAGGTTCTGGAAGGCCGGCGGTACGCGATATGCTCACTCTCAATACAGCCGTAGCGCTCATGTTGTTGGAGGACGACCTGACGTTCTCGGCAGCGGTGAAACGGGCACAAGAGGTCGTGGAGAGCGGCGTCGCGGGGAAAAAGTTTTTTGGGGAGGGGCGCGCCTATGCCCTCTATGCTTGA